Proteins co-encoded in one Fusarium musae strain F31 chromosome 3, whole genome shotgun sequence genomic window:
- a CDS encoding hypothetical protein (BUSCO:EOG092608ZS), translating to MAAVLLPARFRGEAPVTEKTTPSWFSKRLTPIAQFISRLACSHPIHTVVVVAVLASTSYVGLLQESFFSTGVESATLGKADWSTLVEGSRVLRAGPETAWNWKAVEQDAVADAGSDADHLALLTLVFPDSLSAESSSTAPRSHHVPIPQNLSITSLPSTENPFTAYSQDSILAYALPYSEGPEFLAAAQEIPNEDAVEIETKHGREKKTWIMKAAKVNTRNSVVQWVSNAWTEFLDLLKNAETLDIVIMLLGYIAMHLTFVSLFLSMRKLGSKFWLGICTLFSSVFAFLFGLVVTTKLGVPISVILLSEGLPFLVVTIGFEKNIVLTRAVMSHAIEHRRIQAQNSKSGKRSPERSMQNMIQYAVQAAIKEKGFEIIRDYAIEIVILIIGAASGVQGGLQQFCFLAAWTLFFDFILLFTFYTAILSIKLEINRIKRHVDMRRALEDDGVSRRVAENVAQGDDELNRVRGDTSLFGRKSSSIPKFKVLMILGFIFLNIVNICSIPFRNPSSMSTLRTWASSLGGVIAPLSVDPFKVASNGLDAILATAKANNRPTLVTVLTPIKYELEYPSIHYALGSAASNPAYDDAFHHHFQGYGVGGRMVGGILKSLEDPVLSKWIVIALALSVALNGYLFNVARWGIKDPNVPEHSIDRNELARAQQFNDTGSATLPLGEYVPPTPMRTQPSTPAITDDEAEGLHMTKARPANLPNRSNEELEKLLSEKRVREMTDEEVISLSMRGKIPGYALEKTLGDFTRAVKIRRSIIARNKATTDITHSLDRSKLPYENYNWERVFGACCENVIGYMPLPVGVAGPLVIDGQSYFIPMATTEGVLVASASRGCKAINSGGGAITVLTADGMTRGPCVAFETLERAGAAKLWLDSEAGQDMMKKAFNSTSRFARLQSMKTALAGTNLYIRFKTTTGDAMGMNMISKGVEHALSVMANDGGFDDMQIISVSGNYCTDKKAAALNWIDGRGKGVVAEAIIPGEVVRSVLKSDVDSLVELNVAKNLIGSAMAGSLGGFNAHAANIVAAIFLATGQDPAQVVESANCITIMKNLNGALQISVSMPSLEVGTLGGGTILEPQSAMLDILGVRGSHPTNPGDNARRLARIIGAAVLAGELSLCSALAAGHLVRAHMQHNRSAAPSRSTTPAPPMTPVSLAMTNAQERSASTTSMSAAAIQRSKR from the exons ATGGCTGCGGTTCTTCTGCCCGCGCGCTTTCGCGGCGAGGCTCCCGTCACCGAAAAGACGACACCGTCGTGGTTCTCCAAGCGACTTACGCCCATCGCCCAGTTCATCTCCCGACTCGCGTGCTCTCACCCAATCCACACCGTCGTCGTTGTCGCCGTCCTTGCGAGCACCTCATATGTTGGTCTTCTCCAGGAGAGCTTTTTTAGCACCGGTGTTGAAAGTGCTACTCTTGGAAAGGCCGACTGGTCGACCCTCGTTGAAGGTAGCAGAGTCCTACGCGCAGGACCTGAGACTGCTTGGAACTGGAAGGCCGTCGAGCAGGATGCTGTAGCCGATGCTGGTTCGGACGCCGACCACCTTGCTCTCCTGACTCTTGTCTTCCCTGACAGCCTGTCCGCCGAATCATCCAGCACTGCTCCTCGCTCTCACCACGTGCCTATCCCTCAGAACCTGTCCATTACATCTCTTCCCTCTACCGAGAACCCTTTTACCGCCTATTCCCAGGACAGCATCCTCGCCTACGCTCTTCCCTACTCTGAGGGCCCCGAGTTCCTTGCTGCTGCCCAGGAGATCCCCAACGAAGATGCTGTCGAGATTGAGACCAAGCACGGACGCGAGAAGAAAACATGGATCATGAAGGCTGCCAAGGTCAACACTCGCAACAGTGTTGTCCAGTGGGTTAGCAATGCTTGGACTGAGTTcctcgaccttctcaagaacGCCGAGACTCTCGATATTGTTATCATGCTTCTGGGCTACATCGCTATGCACCTGACCTTTGtttccctcttcctctctatGCGCAAGTTGGGTTCCAAGTTCTGGCTCGGCATCTGCACTCTGTTCTCCTCTGTCTTCGCTTTCCTCTTTGGTCTTGTGGTCACCACCAAGCTGGGTGTTCCTATCAGCGTGATTCTTCTGTCTGAGGGTCTCCCATTCTTGGTCGTCACCATTGGCTTCGAGAAGAACATTGTCCTCACCCGCGCTGTCATGTCCCACGCCATCGAGCACCGACGCATCCAGGCTCAGAACTCCAAGTCTGGCAAGCGATCTCCCGAGCGCTCTATGCAGAACATGATCCAATATGCTGTTCAGGCcgccatcaaggagaagggtttCGAGATCATCCGCGATTACGCTATTGAGATTGTCATTCTTATCATTGGTGCTGCTTCTGGTGTTCAGGGTGGTCTCCAGCAATTCTGCTTTCTGGCCGCCTGGACCTTGTTCTTcgacttcatcctcctcttcaccttctACACTGCTattctcagcatcaagctcGAGATCAACCGTATCAAGCGCCATGTTGATATGCGTAGGGCGCTCGAGGATGATGGTGTCAGCCGTCGTGTTGCCGAGAATGTCGCCcagggtgatgatgagctgaACCGCGTCAGGGGCGACACCTCTCTGTTTGGCCGCAAGAGCAGCAGTAttcccaagttcaaggtctTGATGATTCTAGGCTTCATCTTTCTCAACATTGTCAACATCTGCTCGATCCCATTCCGCAACCCCAGCTCCATGTCCACCCTCCGAACCTGGGCCAGCAGTCTGGGCGGCGTCATCGCTCCTCTCTCCGTTGACCCTTTCAAAGTTGCCTCCAACGGTCTGGACGCTATCCTCGCTACTGCCAAGGCCAACAACCGACCTACCTTGGTCACTGTCTTGACTCCCATCAAGTACGAGCTCGAGTACCCTTCGATTCACTACGCTCTTGGTTCTGCTGCCAGCAACCCTGCCTACGACGATGCTTTCCACCACCATTTCCAGGGCTACGGTGTTGGCGGCCGCATGGTTGGCGGAATTCTTAAGTCTCTTGAAGATCCCGTTCTCTCCAAGTGGATTGTCATTGCCCTTGCTCTCAGTGTTGCTCTGAACGGCTACCTCTTCAACGTCGCCCGCTGGGGAATTAAGGATCCCAATGTTCCTGAGCACAGCATCGACCGAAACGAGCTTGCCCGGGCGCAGCAGTTTAACGACACCGGCTCCGCTACTCTTCCTCTCGGCGAATACGTCCCTCCTACTCCCATGCGAACCCAACCCAGCACTCCTGCTATCACCGACGACGAGGCCGAGGGTCTCCACATGACCAAGGCTCGCCCTGCCAACCTGCCCAACCGAAGCAACGAAGAACTCGAGAAGCTCCTGTCCGAGAAGCGCGTCCGCGAGATGACCGACGAGGAGGTTATTTCTCTGTCTATGCGTGGCAAGATTCCTGGTTACgctcttgagaagactcTCGGTGACTTCACCCGCGCTGTCAAGATTCGACGAAGCATTATCGCTCGCAACAAGGCCACCACCGACATTACCCACTCCCTCGACCGATCCAAGCTACCTTACGAGAACTATAACTGGGAGCGCGTCTTCGGCGCGTGCTGTGAGAACGTTATTGGATATATGCCTCTTCCCGTCGGTGTTGCTGGTCCCCTCGTTATCGATGGACAGAGCTACTTCATCCCCATGGCTACTACCGAGGGTGTCTTGgttgccagtgccagtcGAGGTTGCAAGGCCATCAACTCCGGTGGCGGTGCTATCACTGTCCTCACTGCCGATGGTATGACTCGTGGTCCTTGTGTCGCTTTCGAGACTCTTGAGCGCGCTGGTGCCGCCAAGCTCTGGCTTGACTCTGAAGCTGGTCAGgatatgatgaagaaggctttCAACTCTACCAGTCGCTTTGCTCGTCTTCAATCTATGAAGACCGCCCTTGCCGGTACCAACCTGTACATCCGATTCAAGACCACCACTGGTGACGCTATGGGTATGAATATGATTTCCAAGGGTGTTGAGCACGCTCTGAGCGTCATGGCCAACGATGGAGGTTTCGACGACATGCAGATCATCTCTGTCTCCGGTAACTACTGTACGGATAAGAAGGCCGCGGCCCTCAACTGGATCGATGGACGTGGTAAGggtgttgttgctgaggctATCATCCCCGGTGAGGTTGTTCGCAGCGTTCTCAAGAGCGATGTCGACTCTCTCGTCGAGCTCAACGTTGCTAAGAACCTGATTGGTTCCGCTATGGCTGGTTCACTCGGTGGTTTCAACGCCCACGCTGCCAACATTGTCGCTGCTATTTTCCTGGCCACCGGTCAGGACCCTGCTCAGGTTGTTGAGAGCGCCAACTGTATCACCATCATGAAGAA CCTCAACGGAGCTCTTCAGATCTCCGTCTCTATGCCCTCGCTTGAGGTTGGAactcttggtggtggtacTATCCTCGAGCCCCAGAGCGCTATGCTCGACATCCTTGGTGTTCGAGGCTCTCACCCTACCAACCCCGGTGACAACGCCCGCCGTCTCGCCCGCATCATCGGTGCAGCCGTCCTCGCCGGCGAGCTTTCTCTCTGCAGTGCCTTGGCCGCTGGTCATCTCGTCCGAGCTCACATGCAGCACAACCGAAGTGCCGCTCCCTCTCGCAGCACCACCCCTGCTCCTCCCATGACACCCGTCTCCCTGGCCATGACCAATGCTCAGGAGCGCTCAGCGTCAACAACGTCGATGAGCGCTGCTGCTATTCAGAGGTCAAAGCGATAG
- a CDS encoding hypothetical protein (EggNog:ENOG41), with protein sequence MDGKHDNSPDENNGVISLSNSLESTNDADSKDPHVWLVGGGIASLAAAVFLIEDAKVPGDHIHILEASAKAGGSMATFSKPSWDTGYRVSAIRKMSLTYHCLYGMLEKVPSDVEGETLAAKLHRFNQARRKLGASGTRLVRQVIDDDGTEKPEAVDVSTMGLSVKNQCDLMRVVLETEEELEGLEIQALFEPDFFETNFWDLWSSLNRFHPWCSAVEFRRCLHRMLHEFPNMGTLSGVEQAPEEDFEAIIKPLTQYLKAMDVEFRHGIQVSNLEIEDVGSDFRVSALKTYQDNKHVLIPTGPDDLVLLTLGSLTSGMGYGTNGQPPPTMELRDSAPHELDPSWTFWDRLAMDRPQTFGNPEAFFDRPSKSTWLSFTVTLRDPAFFEHLRTWTGTLTGAVPLITFRDCPWMLSLTIPQQPYVRDQPSDVFVFWGYGLFPDQQGRYVKKPMLECTGAEILTELLHLMAFPLQPTLERSITIPCLMPLIGSPFLTRKKGDRPKVIPDGSKNLGLMGQFVEIEREVTFTMEYSVRSAQLAVYGLMGLDKKLPGVMGEDHAVLTLGMALKTMMT encoded by the exons ATGGATGGCAAACACGACAATTCGCCCGACGAGAACAATGGGGTTATTAGCCTCAGCAATAGCCTGGAGAGTACTAATGACGCCGATTCCAAGGATCCTCATGTGTGGCTTGTTGGCGGCGGTATTGCATCTCTTGCCGCCGCGGTCTTTCTGATTGAAGATGCAAAAGTTCCGGGTGATCATATCCACATTCTCGAGGCATCGGCGAAAGCTGGTGGATCAATGGCGACGTTTTCGAAGCCATCATGGGACACAGGATATCGAGTATCTGCGATTCGCAAGATGAGTCTCACTTATCATTGTTTGTATGGGATGTTGGAAAAGGTGCCGTCGGACGTTGAAGGCGAGACACTCGCAGCCAAATTACACCGATTCAATCAGGCAAGGAGGAAGCTCGGCGCATCGGGAACGAGATTGGTGAGACAGGTCATTGACGACGATGGAACTGAGAAACCGGAGGCTGTTGATGTGAGCACAATGGGCTTGAGTGTCAAGAACCAGTGCGACTTGATGAGGGTGGTTCTCGAAACGgaagaggagctggagggtCTTGAGATTCAGGCTTTATTTGAACCAGACTTTTTCGAGACGAACTTTTGGGATTTATGGTCGTCGCTCAATCGGTTCCATCCCTGGTGTAGCGCGGTTGAGTTCAGGCGGTGTCTGCATAGGATGTTGCATGAGTTTCCCAATATGGGGACATTATCTGGCGTGGAGCAGGCTCCTGAGGAGGACTTCGAGGCGATTATTAAGCCATTGACGCAGTATCTGAAAGCGATGGATGTTGAGTTTCGGCACG GTATACAAGTTAGCAATCTGGAAATTGAGGATGTTGGTTCTGACTTTCGAGTATCCGCCCTGAAAACATACCAAGACAACAAGCATGTCTTAATACCAACTGGGCCTGATGATCTTGTACTTCTCACCCTTGGCTCCCTCACATCTGGAATGGGATACGGCACAAATGGCCAACCGCCTCCGACAATGGAGCTTCGCGATTCGGCACCTCACGAGCTCGACCCCTCGTGGACCTTCTGGGATAGACTTGCGATGGATCGTCCCCAAACGTTCGGCAACCCTGAAGCATTCTTCGACCGaccctcaaagtcaacatgGCTCTCCTTCACCGTTACACTTCGCGACCCAGCATTCTTCGAGCACTTACGTACCTGGACCGGCACACTAACAGGGGCTGTACCACTAATAACCTTCCGCGACTGCCCCTGGATGCTCTCACTCACGATCCCGCAACAACCATATGTCAGAGATCAACCCTCCGACGTTTTCGTATTCTGGGGTTACGGCCTCTTCCCAGATCAGCAAGGCCGCTACGTCAAAAAACCCATGCTCGAATGCACCGGCGCTGAAATCCTCACCGAGCTTCTGCACCTCATGGCTTTTCCCCTCCAACCCACCCTCGAGCGCTCCATCACAATTCCCTGCCTCATGCCGTTAATCGGAAGTCCATTCTTGACACGTAAGAAGGGCGATCGACCAAAGGTAATACCCGATGGGAGCAAAAACTTGGGTTTGATGGGGCAgtttgttgagattgagaggGAAGTGACGTTTACGATGGAGTATTCGGTTCGGTCGGCGCAGTTGGCTGTTTATGGGCTCATGGGGCTGGATAAGAAACTACCGGGGGTTATGGGTGAGGATCATGCTGTGTTAACGTTGGGGATGGcgttgaagacgatgatgacttgA
- a CDS encoding hypothetical protein (EggNog:ENOG41): MSFVRDAEMQHLARMQLDYITERLSQNPEEDEPPDFVKDAFAIQRYLELVASGAAVFDEEAVNAQLNKGFSAPEYDLPGLRATSPSAMAPTRRVDGLVTAAAGATDQHDCLEDIYSDDNAGAPPMALSESETVHSNNSKVSKVTETALAFLSQRDVGHIIEARAQSSSQSISFREAEHGTPLKNLTTRNVESVSIEATSPPPATHLHHNEVDEGLISFDEDPTPTGTTSTTIAGVAPPTSTFAKEWEEAESSKIALDTSPTTDHSVESEPEPPVKTSEVVPFSPSGITSAPDDECTIPAKPQCASVSITGDNTLITVTDVREDSNGVKCFKCGSNSVENAIICFCKHQYCADCLNDVVKTSIHGPTPFPPVCCGNPIPVDINSSIFNKKTLYDFLGKKFGASDVGEQGNIGESDDKSLPSPHSPTSLPFTPTTPSAPFTPSTPSVPSPPSLLTEEKTEYSFNGFGEEEVGNEDTKCHVCHNTIEKGLCK, encoded by the exons ATGTCTTTCGTGCGGGACGCAGAGATGCAGCATCTTGCGCGGATGCAGCTTGACTACATCACTGAGAGACTCTCACAGAAcccagaggaagatgaacCGCCCGATTTTGTCAAGGACGCGTTCGCTATACAGCGCTACTTGGAACTAGTTGCCTCCGGGGCCGCAGTGttcgatgaagaagctgttaATGCTCAACTAAACAAAGGCTTCTCTGCCCCCGAGTATGATCTCCCAGGGCTTCGCGCTACATCTCCTTCGGCCATGGCACCTACTCGCCGGGTCGATGGACTTGTTaccgctgctgctggcgcCACGG ATCAACATGATTGCCTTGAGGACATCTATTCCGATGACAATGCTGGTGCTCCTCCCATGGCCCTCTCGGAGTCGGAGACTGTTCACTCAAACAATAGCAAGGTCTCAAAGGTCACGGAAACTGCACTTGCTTTCCTCTCCCAACGGGATGTGGGTCACATAATTGAAGCCCGAGCACAGAGTTCCAGTCAGTCTATCTCCTTCCGAGAGGCAGAACATGGCACCCCTTTAAAGAACTTGACTACCCGCAATGTCGAAAGCGTCAGCATTGAGGCTACATCTCCACCACCAGCAACCCACCTCCACCacaatgaggttgatgagggcCTCATTTCTTTTGATGAGGACCCCACTCCTACCGGCACTACCTCGACTACTATCGCAGGTGTTGCTCCTCCTACAAGCACTTTTGCTAAGGAGTGGGAAGAGGCCGAGAGTAGCAAAATCGCGCTCGATACCTCCCCTACCACCGACCACTCTGTCGAGTCTGAACCCGAACCTCCGGTGAAGACTTCTGAAGTTGTCCCCTTCTCCCCCAGTGGAATTACTTCAGCTCCCGATGATGAGTGCACTATCCCTGCCAAGCCACAGTGCGCTTCTGTATCCATCACCGGTGACAACACACTTATTACTGTAACCGATGTCCGCGAGGATAGCAACGGTGTCAAGTGCTTCAAATGTGGCAGTAACTCTGTTGAGAATGCCATCATTTGCTTTTGCAAACATCAGTATTGTGCTGATTGTCTCAACGACGTGGTCAAGACTTCGATTCATGGGCCGACTCCCTTCCCTCCTGTGTGCTGCGGAAATCCAATTCCTGTTGACATCAACTCTTCTATCTTCAATAAGAAGACTTTGTACGATTTCCTGGGAAAGAAATTCGGGGCATCTGATGTCGGTGAACAGGGTAACATCGGTGAATCGGACGATAAGTCACTTCCCTCTCCCCATTCTCCCACTTCTCTCCCTTTTACCCCGACTACCCCATCTGCTCCTTTCACCCCATCTACCCCATCCGTTCCCTCTCCCCCCTCGCTCTTGACCGAGGAGAAAACGGAGTACTCCTTCAATGGatttggtgaagaagaagtcggcAATGAAGACACCAAATGCCACGTGTGCCACAACACTATTGAGAAAGGCTTGtgtaagtaa
- a CDS encoding hypothetical protein (EggNog:ENOG41) — protein sequence MDARQDYDEDTSSEEALLLAEVRRAYEASSQRDRQYQQTSEQYLGEEPDTQDDSSHDEEDLDNEMDVDTEGIEYTSDMPDDLSDRDLDSQSGEYSEESEDQDVEMDRDSANDMDLENMLDDLSDEFSDFEAGEDIEEHQHNGESDSHDNTSNDDMTIDDEAEGDSEDMLDPLSDGVSDDEQGGETEQQSHQLAAPEDSATQEPAQIETGDCTACYTEDLSVTLLQVLPCGDAYCRPCLIQTLEISLSLASHFPARCCDEEIPLEAIEAHMHQSDVQRYREKLLEHRTINRTYCSNRQCLEFIPPNNTSDSGKPCYGDEAECPACKEVTCATCKDKGHTGACEKQVDMDQTLDLAESEGWKRCSRCRHLIEKIDGCTHISMPLNQLSNLGNLLTYTSQFVTAAMSSATTAVENMIIAIVKNRMSIQPLNKPTRRSAAACPSGSQCQPSSTPTYDVRPRLQRDETVALHSDDEIYKINTKSVFDPDRAADSRPVLLHKILEGTTLTQIANAVYGVYTTHMVNGTVGGWA from the exons ATGGACGCGCGACAGGACTACGACGAGGATACCTCATCTGAGGAAGCTCTGCTTCTCGCCGAAGTGAGGCGTGCATATGAAGCGAGTAGCCAGCGAGATCGACAGTACCAGCAGACATCTGAGCAGTACCTCGGCGAGGAACCGGATACCCAAGATGACAGCTCACACGACGAGGAGGACCTTGACAACGAGATGGATGTGGACACTGAAGGTATTGAGTATACGAGTGACATGCCTGATGACCTCTCTGACAGAGACTTAGACTCTCAATCTGGAGAATACTCCGAGGAATCAGAAGACCAGGACGTTGAAATGGACCGTGATAGCGCAAACGACATGGATCTTGAAAATATGCTCGATGACCTTTCTGACGAGTTCTCAGACTTCGAGGCTGGAGAAGACATAGAGGAGCATCAGCACAATGGGGAGTCAGATAGCCACGACAACACTTCAAACGACGACATGACTATTGACGACGAAGCCGAAGGCGATTCAGAAGACATGCTTGACCCTCTTTCCGACGGCGTATCAGATGACGAACAAGGTGGAGAGACAGAGCAGCAGAGCCACCAACTCGCCGCCCCCGAAGACTCTGCGACACAAGAGCCTGCCCAAATAGAAACGGGCGACTGTACCGCCTGCTACACAGAAGACCTCTCAGTCACGCTACTTCAAGTACTTCCATGCGGGGATGCCTATTGCCGCCCATGCCTCATCCAAACCCTCGAAATATCCCTCTCGCTCGCCTCGCACTTCCCCGCCCGATGCTGCGATGAAGAGATCCCCCTCGAAGCCATAGAGGCGCATATGCATCAGAGCGACGTGCAACGTTACCGCGAGAAATTGCTTGAGCACAGGACGATAAATCGGACGTACTGTAGTAATCGTCAATGCCTCGAGTTCATCCCTCCCAATAACACATCCGATAGTGGTAAACCCTGCTACGGGGACGAGGCAGAGTGTCCTGCTTGCAAGGAGGTCACTTGCGCCACTTGCAAGGATAAGGGACATACCGGTGCTTGTGAGAAACAGGTGGATATGGACCAGACCTTGGACCTTGCGGAGAGCGAAGGCTGGAAGCGATGTTCTCGTTGCCGTCACCTCATCGAGAAGATTGATGGGTGCACCCATATAAGTATGCCTCTGAACCAACTCTCCAACCTTGGAAACTTACTGACTTACACCTCGCAGTTTGTCACTGCGGCTATGAGTTCTGCTACGACTGCGGTGGAGAATATGATAATTGCAATTGTGAAGAATAGGATGTCGATCCAGCCCCTCAACAAACCAACGCGGCGATCCGCCGCAGCCTGCCCCAGCGGCTCTCAATGTCAACCGTCCTCGACTCCCACATATGATGTGCGACCACGACTG CAACGAGATGAAACTGTCGCTCTTCATTCTGATGACGAGATCTAtaagatcaacaccaagtcgGTCTTCGATCCAGACCGTGCCGCTGACTCTCGCCCCGTGCTTCTCCACAAGATTCTAGAGGGCACTACCCTCACCCAGATTGCCAACGCGGTCTACGGTGTTTATACCACGCACATGGTGAATGGTACAGTCGGCGGCTGGGCATGA